In Mycobacterium sp. Aquia_213, the sequence CTGATGCGGGCCGCCGAGCTCGAGATGCACCCGCTGGACACGTTGGACCGCCGCGACCAGGCGCAGGAGGAATTCGGCCTGGGCTTCTGCAACATCACCAAGTGCTGCACCGAGGTCTGCCCGGAACACATCAAGATCACCGACAACGCGCTGATCCCGATGAAAGAGCGCGTCGCCGACCGCAAGTACGACCCCGTGGTGTGGCTGGGTAACAAGCTGTTCCGGCGCTAGACGCCCGAGGTTTCAGACGCCGAGGCGGCGAAATGCGCTGCGGTGGAAGACAATCGGTGCCACCTCGGCATCCACTGTCACCTCGTTGACCCGCAGCACGACGATGACGTGGTCGCCGGCCGGGATCACTTGCTCGATCGCGCTCTCCAGCCACAGGCCGGTGCCCTTGATGAAGACGGCGCCGGATTCGTAGGAAACCGTCTCCATCCCGGCGAACCTGTCGCCGGTCTTGGCGGCCAGGGTCCGCGCGTGCTCGTCGTGCGTCTCGCCCAGCACGCTGATGCCCAGCATCGGCAGGTCCTTGAGCTTGGGCCAGGTGGTCGACGTGTTCTGCACGCAGAACGAGACCAGCGGCGGTTCCAGCGAGACGGGGACGAAGGTACTGGCGGCCAGTCCCACCCGGACCCCCGCAACCTCGGCTGCGATCGCCACCACGCCCGACGGGAAGTGACCGAAGGCGTCACGCAGTGTGGATGGTGTCAGCTTGTTCGATGCATTCACTGGACTTCATTCGCCCCTTGCGCCGACGACGGATTCGCGTTTCCGACATTACCTGCCGAGTATCCGTGTGCGACGGCCACATCCGGGTGGGCCCGCAGTCTGCTCTTCCAGGCATTGCGACCGTAAACCGAGAAGATCGGGTCCGCCGGGTTGTCGGTCGGTGTCCAGGTCTTGTCGGTGTG encodes:
- a CDS encoding flavin reductase family protein, yielding MNASNKLTPSTLRDAFGHFPSGVVAIAAEVAGVRVGLAASTFVPVSLEPPLVSFCVQNTSTTWPKLKDLPMLGISVLGETHDEHARTLAAKTGDRFAGMETVSYESGAVFIKGTGLWLESAIEQVIPAGDHVIVVLRVNEVTVDAEVAPIVFHRSAFRRLGV